The Alosa sapidissima isolate fAloSap1 chromosome 8, fAloSap1.pri, whole genome shotgun sequence genome contains a region encoding:
- the LOC121715313 gene encoding uncharacterized protein LOC121715313 has translation MAGSALTLSLMLFISGANFQQNPTYLFSTEGKECVFIIKDMDQADYYVLYWTSAEGDLLLLNSSQTDFPQPGYYISFFSHLTLEPYFVLGNVAVSQSGDYRVDGWKDGSLVDQTFFCLAVCTRRSNISGFGSASQGGSLDLSYPNQVYWKSPRGNITLLPKDSSQIMYDGAPQQKRLHMLNGSKTGDYSLVIPSVSTHHSGEYTCMHQQYASLVYHIYSCIRFTAIDIRVSHGETALLECAPRPKDAENPQTTTKWYRKRPTETEALILESVGYWTPVLHSLDLAGRVSMSDLTWLALNVTAEDSGVYRCRVWAKHPRNFCHERIINLQYVDTLSVSIDTLSLSIYTALMSCILLAMVVIVITVSLKRRGRHQADEHHHDVPDRHQQREGQQNGGPALYEDVKMAAVSS, from the exons ATGGCAGGCAGTGcgctcacactttctctcatgCTGTTCATTAGTGGTGCTAATTTCCAGCAAAATCCAACATATCTGTTTAGCACTGAAGGAAAGGAATGTGTCTTTATCATCAAAGACATGGATCAAGCTGATTACTATGTGTTGTATTGGACATCTGCTGAAGGAGACCTGCTTTTGTTGAACTCCTCTCAGACTGACTTTCCTCAACCAGGATATTATATTTCGTTTTTCAGTCATTTGACATTGGAACCATATTTTGTACTGGGAAACGTAGCTGTGTCACAGTCTGGAGACTACAGGGTTGATGGGTGGAAAGACGGCAGTCTTGTTGACCAGACATTTTTCTGCCTCGCCGTTTGCACCAGACGTTCAAACATCTCCGGATTTGGTAGCGCATCACAAGGTGGAAGCCTTGATTTAT CATACCCTAACCAGGTGTACTGGAAATCTCCGAGGGGCAATATCACTCTTCTGCCAAAGGACTCCTCTCAAATTATGTATGATGGAGCTCCCCAACAAAAGAGGTTGCACATGCTAAATGGAAGCAAGACTGGCGACTACTCACTTGTAATACCCTCTGTCTCAACTCACCATTCTGGGgagtacacatgcatgcaccagCAGTATGCCTCACTTGTTTACCATATCTACAGCTGCATTCGCTTCACTGCCATTGACATTAGGGTTTCCCACGGCGAGACTGCTCTTTTGGAATGTGCTCCACGCCCAAAAGACGCGGAGAACCCCCAGACCACGACCAAATGGTACCGCAAGAGGCCCACTGAGACTGAGGCTTTGATTCTGGAGTCTGTGGGGTACTGGACGCCTGTGCTCCATTCTCTGGATCTAGCCGGCAGGGTGTCTATGTCTGACCTCACCTGGCTCGCGTTGAACGTCACCGCCGAGGACAGCGGAGTGTACAGGTGCCGGGTGTGGGCAAAACACCCTCGGAATTTTTGCCACGAGCGAATCATCAACCTGCAGTATGTTGACACCCTTTCTGTGAGTATTGACACCCTTTCCTTGAGCATCTACACGGCGCTGATGAGCTGTATCCTACTTGCTATGGTGGTCATTGTGATCACTGTGAGTCTGAAGAGGAGAGGCAGGCACCAGGCTGATGAACATCACCATGATGTCCCAGATAGACATcagcagagagaggggcagCAGAATGGAGGTCCAGCCCTTTATGAAGATGTCAAGATGGCTGCAGTTAGTAGTTAG